GACTTCATTCCCTGAAAAAGATCAAAGCTTATTCCCTGGTAAAAGGTAGATCTCGGAAGTAAAAAACCAATCGTTTGCATAGTATTATAAGAGAGGGAAAGCCTGAAGACCTTCCCTCTGTTTTTTGAATTAATTACGGCTTGGGAAAATTCCCTGAAGAGCAATTGAATAGTTCATACACAAGTATGGAGTCAATAGACTAAATGGCTGACTTCCCCCTGAAACAGAAGTAGTACCTCCAACAACAGGAGGTGCCATGGATGCAGTTGGTGATGCAGTTGGCCCGAACATATCGTTCGGTGAACTGTTCCCGATGTAGTTTCCTGCTGCTCCTGCATCTTCGTTACCTGTGTTTACAGGAATACGAACAGTAATTCCAACTGCAGAGTGAACGTGCATAGGCATTTGAGCAGTTGT
The window above is part of the Fluviicola sp. genome. Proteins encoded here:
- a CDS encoding tail fiber protein translates to MSTEPFIGEVKLFGFNFAPKGYATCQGQILSIAQNTALFSLLGTIYGGNGQTTFALPDLQGRVPVGQGQGPGLSPYSIGQVGGVENTTLTTAQMPMHVHSAVGITVRIPVNTGNEDAGAAGNYIGNSSPNDMFGPTASPTASMAPPVVGGTTSVSGGSQPFSLLTPYLCMNYSIALQGIFPSRN